ATCTCAACAAAACAGCTTTGAATACACCATCTATTGTGGTAGTCAATCCACTTTCTTTTGCGACAACACTATATAAGGAAGCAACTTAATGAGAAAAATTGAACGCGCGATTATCAGTGTCTCAGATAAAACAGGCATTGTACCTTTTGCTCAGGCTCTGGCGGATTTCGGGGTGGAACTTTTATCGACCGGCGGCACGGCGAAACTGCTGCGGGAAAAGGGTATTGCTGTAAAGGATATTTCGGAGTTTACCGGGTTTCCAGAAATGATGGACGGACGAGTCAAAACCTTGCATCCCAAAGTGCATGCAGGTCTCCTGTATTTACGTGAAAATGCCGATCACTGTCGCCAGCTGGAAGAGCAGGCTTTTGCTCCCATTGACTTGATTTGCGTGAATTTGTATCCCTTTGAATCAACGGTAGCCAAGTCTGGTGTTTCTTTTGAAGAGGCCATTGAACAGATTGATATTGGCGGCCCCACCATGATCCGTTCAGCCGCTAAAAATATGAAATATGTAACGGTTGTCACCGATGCGTCTGATTATGCGCGGGTTATTGACGAGATGAAAGAGAATGACGGGGCTACGTCTGAATCATTTCGTTTACAACTGGGTCAGAAGGTTTTTGCGCGCGTTGCTTCTTATAATGCCGCCATTGCAAATTATCTGGCAGACCACGTGGAAGGGGACTTGCAGAAGCCTCTGGTTGTCACGGCTCCTGAAGGTAGTGTCCTTCGTTATGGTGAAAATCCCCATCAGAGCGCGGCTTTTTATCGCGGGGATGACCCCGGGGAAGCGGCGATCGCTTACACAGAAGTGCTGCACGGCAAGGAAATGTCTTACAATAATTATGTCGACGGGAACGCGGCACTGGAAGCGGTTAAGGAACTTAGCGGACAGTCGGGTGTCGCAATTATTAAACATACCAATCCCTGTGGGTATGCCGTGGGTTCCAAACTTGATGAAGCGTTCGAGGCGGCTTGGGCCGGTGATCCTGTGTCGTCTTACGGCAGCGTGATTGCTGTTACCGAGAAAGTCGATATGGCGGTTGCAGATAAACTCAAGGGCCGCTTTATTGAAGCACTGATTGCACCGGACTTTGACGAAGAAGCGTTGCAGGCCTTGAAAACCCGTAGCAAAAATATTCGCTTGCTCAAACTGATGCATCCGATGGGACCCGCTAAAAAAGGAACCGAACTCAAGCAAATTACCGGTGGCTGGCTGCTGCAGGACCGCGATGTGGAGCTGGTCGATGGATACAGGTTGGTAACGAAGACGGCATTCCCTGAGTCGAAAATGGCTCTGGCTGAATTCGGAATGAAGGCCTGTAAGCACGTTAAATCTAATGCGATTGTGATCGTATATGAATACAAGCCCGGCGATTATGCTTTGTTGGGTATGGGTGCCGGTCAGCCAAACCGTGTGGATTCTGTCCGTAAACTCGCTGTGGCAAAATGTCGTGAAAATATTGAAGCGATGTTTGGTGAAACCGATGCGTATAAGGCCGATCCTGAGGCATATGTGGCTAAAATCATGGCTGATGCCGTGCTGGTGTCCGATGCCTTCTTCCCCTTTGCTGATAATATCGATTTCGCCGATGCGGCCGGTATCCGCTACATTATTGAGCCTGGCGGTTCGATGCGTGATCAGGATGTGATTGCGGCCTGTGATGAAAAGGGTATCGCCATGCTTTTCACAGGAATGCGTCACTTTAAACATTAATATTTTAAATCAGTATTGAAATATCGATTCAAAAGGGATACACATCTCGAACTTTCCGAACTTTCAATAAGCAACCTTGGAGATAAATATGACGAGAGCGTATAATTTTAATGCAGGGCCTTCGACTCTTCCCGAAGATGTTTTGAAGGAAATACAGGCCGAACTTCTCGATTATCAGGGCTCGGGAATTTCTATTATCGAATCCAGCCACCGCGCCAAAGAATACGCTGCAGTGCAGGCTGAAGCTCAGGCCAATATCCTGAAATTAGCTGGAGTGGGCGACGACTACTACGTTCTATTCATGGGTGGTGGTGCCACCGCACAGTTTGCCATGATTCCTATGAATCTTGCCGCTGATGGTCAGTCCATGGCCTATGTCAATACGGGGGCCTGGTCTAAAAAAGCGATCAAAGAAGCGCAGTTGCGCGGCCCCGTGAAGATCGTTGCTGATACAACGGCCGAACGTCCAGCCTGCATTCCTGATCCCGCCAGTATCACCGTTCCTGATGACTGTGCCTATTTGCATATCACGTCCAATGAAACCATTGGTGGAACGCAGTGGGCCAGTTACCCTGTGACCTCTGTTCCGCTGGTTGCTGATATGTCATCTGATATTTTCTGCCGCCCCATCGACGGCAATCAGTTCGGTCTGATTTATGCCGGTGCGCAGAAAAATCTGGGACCGGCCGGTGCCGCCGTAGTGATCATTCGCAAAGATTTGGCCGACCGTGTTGGTGACAAGGTCCCGTATATTTTCCGCTACAAACTGCATATGGAAAATGATTCCATGTTAAACACCCCGCCTTGCTTCAGCGTGTATGCCATCAATCTGGTCACTCGCTGGATCGAGAAAAATGGCGGAATTACAGCGATGGGTGAGCGCAACGCTCTGAAAGCGAAGAAAATATACGATGTCATCGACGGTACCGATTTTTATAGCGGCACCGCCGCTGTAAATTCCCGTTCGATCATGAATATTACCTTCCGCCTTCCCAGCGAAGAGCTGGAAGCCAAATTCGTGAAAGATGCCAAGGCCCAAAAGATGATCGGCCTGAAAGGACATCGCTCTGTCGGCGGCATTCGTGCTTCCATCTACAATGCCTTTCCCGCAGCCGGTATTGATGCGCTGATCGAATTTATGAAGGAATTCGAACGCACGAACGGATAATAACTTGACCTAAAGACCAAAGCGTGTTCAACTGTCGGCTCATTTGAACACGCTTTTTATGCGCCCGTAGTTCAATGGATAGAGCGCTAGCCTCCGGAGCTAGAGATAAGGGTTCGAATCCCCTCGGGCGTACCACCTTCTTTTCGGATTTCCTGAAAATAAAAATGTGAATTCCTTTTACAGGATGATTTATTCGTATGGTCAGACCCAGTCGATTCCATCATCCAGATCATCATCGATGTCGATGATATCGTCGAAATCAACATCAGCACCTTCCGCGCCATTCACAACGTCGAATGTTCCATCCATGCCCGCCACAGCATCTGGGAGGATCCCTGTGGTAGTCAATATCTGATCAAATTGATCGCACAACTC
The nucleotide sequence above comes from Spartobacteria bacterium. Encoded proteins:
- the purH gene encoding bifunctional phosphoribosylaminoimidazolecarboxamide formyltransferase/IMP cyclohydrolase; the protein is MRKIERAIISVSDKTGIVPFAQALADFGVELLSTGGTAKLLREKGIAVKDISEFTGFPEMMDGRVKTLHPKVHAGLLYLRENADHCRQLEEQAFAPIDLICVNLYPFESTVAKSGVSFEEAIEQIDIGGPTMIRSAAKNMKYVTVVTDASDYARVIDEMKENDGATSESFRLQLGQKVFARVASYNAAIANYLADHVEGDLQKPLVVTAPEGSVLRYGENPHQSAAFYRGDDPGEAAIAYTEVLHGKEMSYNNYVDGNAALEAVKELSGQSGVAIIKHTNPCGYAVGSKLDEAFEAAWAGDPVSSYGSVIAVTEKVDMAVADKLKGRFIEALIAPDFDEEALQALKTRSKNIRLLKLMHPMGPAKKGTELKQITGGWLLQDRDVELVDGYRLVTKTAFPESKMALAEFGMKACKHVKSNAIVIVYEYKPGDYALLGMGAGQPNRVDSVRKLAVAKCRENIEAMFGETDAYKADPEAYVAKIMADAVLVSDAFFPFADNIDFADAAGIRYIIEPGGSMRDQDVIAACDEKGIAMLFTGMRHFKH
- the serC gene encoding 3-phosphoserine/phosphohydroxythreonine transaminase produces the protein MEINMTRAYNFNAGPSTLPEDVLKEIQAELLDYQGSGISIIESSHRAKEYAAVQAEAQANILKLAGVGDDYYVLFMGGGATAQFAMIPMNLAADGQSMAYVNTGAWSKKAIKEAQLRGPVKIVADTTAERPACIPDPASITVPDDCAYLHITSNETIGGTQWASYPVTSVPLVADMSSDIFCRPIDGNQFGLIYAGAQKNLGPAGAAVVIIRKDLADRVGDKVPYIFRYKLHMENDSMLNTPPCFSVYAINLVTRWIEKNGGITAMGERNALKAKKIYDVIDGTDFYSGTAAVNSRSIMNITFRLPSEELEAKFVKDAKAQKMIGLKGHRSVGGIRASIYNAFPAAGIDALIEFMKEFERTNG